Proteins found in one Magnolia sinica isolate HGM2019 chromosome 5, MsV1, whole genome shotgun sequence genomic segment:
- the LOC131245465 gene encoding probable LRR receptor-like serine/threonine-protein kinase At1g53440 isoform X4 — METLKLIANKLKMSGWDFKENPCSGTGGWANIVNEHFRSNVTCDCSYNSSTVCHIKVIELKGQNLTGLLPEEFADLPYLEQIDLTFNLLSGKIPARWASLPLTHVSILGNRLTGTVPKEFGRIGTLTSLVLEDNQLEGPLPPELGNLSNLQRFLASANNFTGPLPDTFRKLTKLTIFTIDGNPIYGKIPDFIGNWTQIQRLDMQGTSMEGPFPPNIALLKNLTQLRITDLKGLSVGFPPLENMRDMKILILRNCLISGEIPNFIANNMKNLKALDLSFNNLTGKFPENFDLSSSINFMYLTNNKLTGDIPEWILRSTARLDISNNHFTGPPPPSHCQQGNVNLVSSYSSTENSSIASCFRQNLPCSKKAQYYSLFINCGGRAMTIGKQEYDGDLSEMGPSTFSSTDRWAYSSTGDYMDNDKAHFIATNTSVLKITTPDLYMTARLAPLSLKYYGLCLQNGNYSVKLHFAEIIYTDDQTYISNGRRIFDVSIQGRRVLKDFNIQEVAGGPGREVIKPFTTNVTDHTLEIHLYWAGKGTTAIPDRGVYGPLISAITVTPNFKPDTGDSGLYVGAIVGIAAASCITVALILLILWMKGCLGRKDLVDEELKGLELQTGYFSLKQIKAATNNFDPANKIGEGGFGPVYKGTLSDGSRVAVKQLSSRSKQGNREFINEIGMISALQHPNLVKLFGCCVEGNQLLVIYEYMENNSLARALFGREEHKLNLDWPTRHKISLGIARGLFHLHEESRLKIVHRDIKATNVLLDKDLNAKISDFGLAKLDEQENTHISTRIAGTIGYMAPEYAMRGYLTDKADVYSFGVVLLEIVSGTNNTNYMPKDDFVYLLDWAYVLQEQGNLLELVDPRLGSDYSEEEALRTLNLAILCTNPSPSLRPAMSAAISMLEGKIEVRAPLVKRTSRNENLRFKALDRHSQDSQMHSISTEGQFLYSSVSTEGPSVYSSVSLRSIEEESGTCHLMGKAPLDHSDSDENSVMLG; from the exons A TGGAGACGCTTAAGCTAATAGCGAATAAATTAAAGATGAGCGGTTGGGATTTCAAAGAAAATCCATGCAGTGGGACCGGAGGGTGGGCCAACATCGTGAACGAGCACTTCAGGAGCAATGTCACGTGCGACTGTTCGTACAACAGCTCGACCGTATGTCATATTAAAGTCAT AGAGCTCAAGGGTCAGAACCTGACTGGACTGCTGCCTGAAGAATTCGCAGATCTTCCATACTTGGAACAAAT CGATCTCACTTTTAACCTCCTGAGCGGAAAGATACCAGCCAGATGGGCTTCTCTCCCCCTCACTCACGT GTCCATTTTGGGAAACCGCCTCACCGGAACGGTCCCGAAAGAGTTCGGAAGAATCGGCACCCTCACTTCATT GGTATTAGAAGATAATCAACTTGAAGGACCTCTTCCTCCAGAGCTTGGCAACTTGAGCAACTTACAGAGATT CCTCGCTTCTGCAAATAACTTCACAGGACCACTTCCCGACACATTTCGCAAGCTGACAAAGTTGACTATTTT TACAATAGATGGGAATCCTATCTACGGGAAGATTCCTGATTTCATTGGGAACTGGACACAAATCCAAAGATT AGATATGCAAGGGACGTCTATGGAGGGACCCTTTCCTCCTAACATCGCTCTCTTGAAAAATTTAACACAACT GAGGATAACTGACTTGAAGGGATTGAGTGTGGGCTTCCCGCCATTGGAGAATATGAGAGACATGAAGATACT GATACTAAGAAATTGCTTGATTTCTGGTGAAATCCCGAATTTTATTGCCAACAACATGAAGAATCTAAAAGCCCT AGACCTAAGCTTTAACAACTTGACCGGAAAATTTCCCGAAAACTTTGATTTGTCATCTTCAATTAATTTTAT GTACCTTACTAACAATAAGCTGACTGGAGATATACCCGAGTGGATATTGAGAAGCACGGCACGCTT GGATATATCCAATAATCATTTTACAGGTCCGCCTCCACCATCCCATTGTCAGCAGGGGAATGT GAATTTGGTCTCCAGTTATTCATCTACTGAAAACAGCTC TATTGCTTCATGCTTTAGACAGAACCTCCCCTGCTCAAAAAAAGCACAAT ATTATTCCTTATTCATAAATTGCGGCGGCAGGGCAATGACTATTGGGAAGCAAGAATATGACGGTGACTTATCAGAAATGGGACCCTCGACATTCTCTTCTACTGACAGATGGGCTTATAGTAGCACAGGGGACTACATGGACAATGACAAGGCACACTTCATAGCAACAAATACATCTGTGTTGAAGATAACTACTCCGGACTTGTACATGACTGCTCGCCTTGCCCCTCTCTCCCTTAAATACTATGGACTCTGTTTGCAGAATGGCAATTACTCGGTGAAACTTCACTTTGCTGAAATAATATATACAGATGACCAAACCTATATCAGCAATGGAAGGCGTATATTTGACGTATCGATCCAG GGTCGAAGAGTTTTGAAGGATTTCAACATCCAAGAAGTAGCTGGTGGACCTGGTCGGGAAGTTATTAAGCCCTTCACTACGAATGTGACTGATCACACGTTGGAGATCCACTTATACTGGGCTGGTAAAGGGACAACTGCCATTCCAGATAGAGGTGTATATGGACCGCTCATATCAGCTATTACAGTGACACCGA ACTTCAAGCCAGATACTGGAGACAGTGGGCTATATGTGGGAGCTATTGTTGGTATTGCAGCTGCTTCCTGCATAACAGTTGCGTTGATATTGCTCATTCTTTGGATGAAAGGTTGCTTGGGACGAAAAGACCTTGTAGATGAAG AACTCAAAGGCCTAGAATTACAGACAGGTTACTTCAGCTTAAAACAAATTAAAGCTGCAACCAATAACTTCGATCCTGCAAATAAAATAGGTGAAGGTGGGTTTGGGCCAGTTTACAAG GGTACACTCTCAGATGGTTCCAGAGTAGCTGTAAAGCAACTCTCTTCTAGGTCCAAGCAAGGGAACCGCGAGTTCATAAACGAGATAGGCATGATATCTGCTCTACAACACccaaatcttgtaaaactttttggaTGTTGCGTGGAAGGAAACCAGCTGCTTGTAATATATGAATACATGGAAAACAATAGCCTTGCGCGTGCACTGTTTG GTCGTGAGGAACATAAATTGAATCTGGACTGGCCAACAAGGCATAAGATTTCATTGGGGATAGCGAGGGGTTTGTTCCATCTACACGAAGAATCAAGGCTGAAGATTGTTCATCGAGATATAAAGGCAACCAATGTTCTGCTTGATAAGGATCTTAATGCCAAGATATCTGACTTTGGTTTAGCTAAGCTCGATGAACAGGAAAACACACACATCAGCACTCGAATAGCTGGAACCAT AGGATATATGGCTCCTGAATATGCAATGAGGGGCTACTTGACCGACAAAGCAGATGTTTACAGCTTCGGAGTTGTTTTGCTGGAGATTGTCAGTGGGACGAACAACACGAATTACATGCCAAAGGATGATTTTGTTTATCTTCTTGACTGG GCCTATGTCCTACAAGAGCAGGGAAATCTCTTAGAACTTGTAGACCCGAGACTCGGGTCAGACTACTCCGAGGAAGAGGCATTGAGGACGCTGAATTTGGCTATCTTATGCACGAACCCATCTCCTAGCCTCAGGCCAGCTATGTCTGCTGCAATTAGCATGCTTGAAGGGAAAATAGAAGTGCGGGCCCCACTTGTGAAGCGGACTTCAAGGAATGAGAATTTGAGGTTCAAGGCCTTGGATAGGCACTCTCAAGACAGCCAAATGCATAGCATATCAACAGAGGGTCAATTCTTGTATTCCTCAGTATCAACAGAAGGCCCATCAGTGTATTCCTCAGTATCTCTACGTAGCATAGAGGAAGAGAGTGGGACCTGTCATTTAATGGGCAAGGCTCCTCTTGATCACTCTGATTCTGATGAAAACAGTGTAATGCTAGGATGA